Proteins encoded in a region of the Pelmatolapia mariae isolate MD_Pm_ZW linkage group LG6, Pm_UMD_F_2, whole genome shotgun sequence genome:
- the pds5a gene encoding sister chromatid cohesion protein PDS5 homolog A, whose product MEFPQQQKPAGEGIIYPPGVKEITDKISNDEMVKRLKMVVKTYMDMDQDSEEEKQQYLGLALHLASEFFLRNPNKDVRLLVACCLADIFRIYAPEAPYTSHDKLKDIFLFITRQLKGLEDTKSPQFNRYFYLLENLAWVKSYNICFELEDCNEIFIQLFKTLFSVINNSHNHKVQMHMLDLMSSIIMEGDGVTQELLDTILINLIPAHKNLNKQAYDLAKTLLKRTVQTIETCIANFFNQVLVMGKSSVSDLSEHVFDLIQELFAIDPMLLTSVMPQLEFKLKSNDGEERLAVVRLLAKLFGAKDSELASQNRPLWQCFLGRFNDIHVPVRLECVKFASHCLMNHPDLAKDLTEYLKVRSHDPEEAIRHDVIVTIINAGKKDLNLVNDQLLGFVRERTLDKRWRVRKEAMMGLAQLYKKYCLHHEAGKESAQKISWIKDKLLHIYYQNSIDDKLLVEKIFAQYMVPHNLDTEEKMKCLYYLYACLDTNAVKALNEMWKCQNMLRGLVKELLDLHKLPVSEANNTAMFGKLMSIAKNLPDAGKAQDFMKKFNQVLGEDEKLRVQLEMLISPTCSCKQAEICVREITRKLTFPKQPTNPFLEMVKFLLERIAPVHIDSEAISALVKLLNKSIEGTADDDEEGVTPDTAIRSGLELLKVLSFTHPTAFHSAETYESLLQCLKMEDDKVAEAAIQIFRNTGQKIETELQQIRSTLIPILHQKAKRGTPHQAKQAVHCIHAIFNNKEVQLAQIFEPLSRSLNADVPEQLITPLVSLGHISMLAPDQFASPMKSIVANFIVKDLLMNDRSVGNKNGKLWTTDEEVSPEVLAKVQAIKLLVRWLLGMKNNQSKSANSTLRLLSAMLVSEGDLTEQKKISKSDMSRLRLAAGGAIMKLAQEPCYHEIITPEQFQLCGLVINDECYQVRQIFAQKLHLALVKLLLPLEYLAVFALCAKDPVKERRAHARQCLLKNISVRREYIKQNPLAQEKLVSLLPEYVVPYMIHLLAHDPDFTKPHEYEQLKDIKECLWFMLEVLMTKNENNSHAFLRKMVENIKQTKDAQCPDDAKANEKLYIVCDVALFVIANKSTACHLDCPKEPVLPSKFFLIQDKDFKNDKEYLTAEMRQMLLTGKPKPAPVLGAVNKPLTVPGRRIFTKTTTASDTTSNTSTNSSPLSSTINKNSNSSSTIESSESRAQENNENPVIKAEEVKKVEPSQKAAPDAGTEASPVKRRGRPPKSAAAAPVAADKEGGAAPVGGGTSRGRKRAADPNSNPSAESINIKMSKQQQQNDEGTKRQIDLQR is encoded by the exons ATGGAGTTCCCGCAACAGCAGAAACCGGCGGGGGAAGGAATCATCTATCCTCCTGGAGTTAAAGAGATTACGGACAAAATCAGTAACGATGAGATGGTCAAACGATTGAAG ATGGTGGTgaagacatacatggacatggatCAAGACTCAGAAGAGGAAAAGCAGCAATACCTCGGCCTGGCACTCCACCTTGCATCAGAGTTCTTCCTTAGGAACCCCAATAAAGATGTTCGGCTACTAGTGGCCTGCTGCCTGGCTGATATCTTCAGGATCTATGCCCCTGAGGCTCCCTATACCTCCCATGATAAACTCAAG GACATCTTCCTCTTCATCACTAGACAGTTAAAGGGGCTAGAAGACACCAAGAGTCCTCAGTTTAACCGATACTTCTACCTGCTGGAG AACCTGGCTTGGGTGAAGTCGTACAACATTTGCTTTGAGCTGGAGGACTGCAATGAGATCTTCATCCAGCTTTTCAAAACACTCTTCTCTGTTATCAA TAACAGCCATAACCACAAGGTACAGATGCACATGTTGGATCTGATGAGTTCTATCATCATGGAGGGAGATGGTGTCACACAGGAGCTGCTGGACACCATCCTCATTAATCTCATCCCTGCACACAAG AATCTGAACAAGCAAGCATATGACCTTGCTAAGACTCTGCTGAAGAGGACTGTCCAGACCATTGAGACATGTATTGCAAAT tTCTTCAATCAGGTTTTAGTGATGGGCAAGTCATCAGTCAGCGATTTATCAGAGCACGTCTTTGACCTCATCCAGGAACTGTTTGCCATTGATCCTATGCTGCTTACCTCTGTCATGCCACAGCTGGAGTTCAAGCTTAAG aGCAATGATGGTGAGGAGCGTCTTGCTGTTGTACGGTTGCTGGCAAAGTTGTTCGGGGCCAAAGACTCTGAGCTGGCCTCGCAGAACAGACCACTGTGGCAGTGCTTCCTAGGACG GTTCAATGACATCCATGTACCAGTCAGGCTAGAGTGTGTAAAGTTTGCCAGCCACTGCCTCATGAACCACCCAGACTTGGCAAAAGACCTGAcag AGTATTTGAAGGTGCGTTCCCACGACCCAGAGGAAGCCATTCGTCATGATGTCATCGTCACCATCATTAATGCTGGGAAAAAAGACCTCAACTTGGTCAATGACCAGCTGTTAGGCTTTGTACGGGAAAGGACCTTGGACAAGAGG TGGCGTGTGCGTAAGGAGGCCATGATGGGCCTGGCTCAGCTTTACAAGAAATACTGTCTGCACCACGAGGCTGGAAAAGAGTCTGCCCAAAAGATCAGCTGGATCAAAGACAAACTGCTGCACATCTACTACCAGAACAGCATCGACGACAA GTTATTAGTCGAGAAGATCTTTGCCCAGTACATGGTCCCTCACAATCTTGATACAGAGGAGAAGATGAAATGCCTCTACTACCTGTATGCCTGCCTGGACACGAACGCTGTCAA GGCCCTGAATGAGATGTGGAAGTGTCAGAACATGCTCAGAGGCCTCGTCAAGGAGCTGCTTGACCTCCACAAGCTGCCAGTG tCTGAGGCCAACAACACAGCGATGTTTGGGAAGTTGATGAGTATTGCCA AGAACCTCCCAGATGCTGGGAAAGCTCAGGACTTCATGAAGAAGTTCAATCAGGTACTCGGTGAGGATGAGAAGCTCAGAGTTCAGCTGGAGATGCTCATCAGTCCGACGTGCTCCTGCAAACAAGCTGAGATTTGTGTG AGGGAGATCACTCGGAAGTTGACGTTCCCTAAACAGCCCACTAACCCATTCCTGGAGATGGTGAAGTTCCTGTTGGAGCGTATTGCTCCTGTTCACATCGACTCTGAAGCCATCAG TGCTCTGGTAAAGCTGTTGAACAAGTCTATTGAGGGcacagctgatgatgatgaggaaggTGTTACCCCTGATACAGCCATCCGCTCAGGACTGGAGCTACTCAAG GTTCTGTCTTTCACCCACCCCACCGCATTTCACTCGGCAGAGACCTACGAGTCTCTGCTCCAGTGTTTGAAGATGGAGGATGACAAAGTTGCAGAGGCAGCCATCCAGATTTTCAGAAACACTGGGCAGAAGATCGAGACGGAGTTACAGCAGATAAGATC GACTCTGATTCCTATCTTGCATCAGAAGGCCAAGCGGGGCACCCCTCACCAGGCCAAGCAGGCTGTTCACTGTATTCATGCCATCTTCAACAACAAGGAAGTGCAGCTGGCACAGATTTTTGAG CCTCTGTCACGTAGTCTGAACGCAGACGTCCCAGAGCAGCTCATCACGCCTCTCGTGTCCTTGGGCCATATTTCCATGCTGGCTCCAGATCAGTTTGCTTCCCCAATGAAATCCATTGTTGCCAACTTCATTGTGAAGGACTTGCTCATGAATGACCGG TCGGTAGGAAACAAGAATGGAAAACTGTGGACCACTGATGAGGAAGTCTCACCGGAAGTTCTTGCTAAG GTTCAGGCCATCAAACTGCTCGTGCGTTGGTTACTAGGAATGAAGAACAACCAATCCAAGTCAGCGAACTCCACCCTGCGCCTGCTGTCAGCCATGTTGGTCAGTGAAGGAGACCTCACAGAGCAGAAGAAGATCAG TAAATCGGACATGTCCCGTCTGAGGCTGGCTGCAGGTGGAGCCATTATGAAGTTGGCACAAGAGCCGTGTTACCATGAAATCATCACACCTGAGCAGTTTCAGCTGTGTGGCCTCGTTATCAAT GACGAGTGCTACCAGGTTCGTCAGATCTTTGCACAGAAGTTGCACCTGGCTCTTGTGAAATTGCTGCTGCCCCTCGAATACCTGGCTGTGTTCGCTCTGTGCGCCAAGGACCCGGTGAAGGAGCGCCGCGCACATGCCCGACAGTGCCTCCTCAAAAACATCTCCGTCCGCAGAGAGTACATCAAACAAAACCCCCTCGCTCAGG AAAAACTTGTCTCTCTTCTTCCTGAGTATGTGGTTCCTTACATGATCCACCTGCTGGCTCATGACCCAGACTTCACAAAACCGCATGAATATGAGCAGCTCAAAGACATCAAAGA ATGCCTGTGGTTCATGCTTGAAGTGCTGATGACCAAGAATGAGAACAACAGTCATGCCTTTCTTAGGAAGATGGTAGAAAATATCAAACAAACCAAGGATGCTCAGTGTCCTGATGATGCGAAGGCCAACGAG AAACTTTACATTGTCTGTGACGTCGCTCTCTTCGTGATCGCCAACAAGAGCACTGCGTGTCACCTGGATTGTCCGAAAGAGCCTGTCTTACCCTCAAAGTTCTTCCTCATACAGGAcaag GACTTCAAAAACGATAAAGAGTATTTGACGGCAGAAATGAGACAAATGCTGCTCACTGGAAAG CCCAAACCAGCTCCTGTGTTAGGAGCAGTGAACAAGCCTCTGACGGTACCAGGGAGGAGGATCTTCACCAAGACCACCACAGCTTCAGACACAACCAGTAACACCAGCACCAACTCCTCTCCTCTGAGCTCAACAATCAACAAGAACAG TAACAGCAGCTCTACCATCGAGTCGTCAGAGAGCAGAGCACAGGAAAACAATGAGAACCCAGTCATCAAGGCTGAAGAGGTGAAGAAG GTCGAGCCCAGTCAGAAAGCAGCTCCCGATGCCGGGACAGAAGCGTCGCCTGTCAAACGACGTGGTCGCCCGCCTaaatcagctgctgctgctccagtAGCAGCTGACAAAGAGGGAGGAGCGGCACCAGTGGGGGGTGGAACCAGCAGAGGCAGGAAAAGGGCAGCTGACCCCAACTCGAACCCGTCTGCAGAGTCAATCAACATCaagatgtcaaaacagcagcagcagaatgaCGAAGGGACAAAGAGACAGATTGACCTGCAGAG GTAA